In a single window of the Dysgonomonas mossii genome:
- the gldG gene encoding gliding motility-associated ABC transporter substrate-binding protein GldG: MKALVFKELKSVFCSSFGAFFSLAFLLIIGGLLWFFSGKYNLVDTGYADLSGFFALSPILFLVLIPALTMRSFSEERKGKTLDILMTRPVSIFHIYLSKYLAALIFVFITLLPTCVYVYSLSQLANPEGNIDLNAIFASYFSLLLLVMVFVSIGLFGSALSKNQVVALIASVILSVFVYYGFALLSGLFLAGKTQAAVSSLGLFHYYELMQKGVIRFKDLLVVVNYLVLFVILALVVLSGSKSRILVRGVVLFVILNVGLYFIPNYRIDFTSDKRYTLSDYTINLLKGTKNEIPLNINIYLSGDLNYGFQRLQDATVNLLNDYNRYVNSSLEIRQTNIYQSESSASEIYEAMAQRGMPGIILNEIDREGKASKKIIYPYAQISNGKDTLVVPLLKNIAGYTAEENINASIESLEFEFTDAIRLLNQEASKSIAFIEGHNEISRTYVYDAEEVLSKYYTVNRGQIGNEINILDNFDAVIIAGPLSKYSETDKYILDQYIMSGGKVLWLIDGAFYSHQDLAQLGHSASMKNDVNLDDMLFSYGVRINSNLIQDSQCVSTYLMSDAGGQSASVVPSYFQPLLIPSQDFPITKNIRDVKAGFASSIDIVNNSTNVTKHILLTTSANTHLVKVPDAIDFDIAKIQNNKDYFDQQFVPVAVSLEGIFTSVFQNRMMPDSIKVDSHKTKNISERTKMIVVSSSDIITNEIQGHGQSSQVLPMGYDRVSKQQFGNRDFIVNAVNWLTGDDGLMQLRTKQQKLYILNKKEAYENRNQYAILNIAFPVFFIALVMGSISLYRKRKYEK, encoded by the coding sequence ATGAAAGCTTTAGTATTTAAAGAACTTAAGTCTGTTTTTTGCTCTTCCTTCGGAGCGTTCTTTTCTTTAGCTTTTCTTCTCATTATAGGAGGTTTACTGTGGTTCTTCTCCGGAAAATACAATCTGGTGGATACCGGTTACGCTGATCTGAGCGGCTTTTTCGCTTTGTCTCCCATACTATTTTTGGTATTGATCCCGGCTCTTACCATGCGCTCTTTTTCAGAAGAACGAAAGGGAAAAACTTTAGATATTCTAATGACGAGGCCTGTTAGTATCTTCCATATCTATCTAAGTAAATATCTGGCTGCACTTATCTTCGTATTTATTACCTTATTGCCTACATGTGTTTATGTTTATTCTTTATCGCAACTAGCCAATCCAGAAGGAAACATTGACCTTAATGCTATTTTTGCCTCGTATTTTTCTTTGCTATTATTGGTTATGGTTTTTGTATCTATCGGTCTATTTGGGTCGGCTTTGTCTAAGAATCAGGTTGTAGCACTTATAGCTTCAGTAATTTTAAGTGTTTTTGTTTACTATGGCTTCGCTTTGCTCTCCGGCTTATTCCTTGCCGGAAAAACGCAAGCAGCCGTGTCATCTCTGGGACTGTTTCATTATTACGAATTGATGCAAAAGGGGGTTATCCGATTTAAGGACTTGCTTGTTGTTGTTAATTATTTGGTTTTGTTTGTAATTCTTGCTCTTGTAGTATTAAGTGGGAGTAAATCAAGAATTTTAGTCAGGGGGGTAGTTTTGTTTGTTATCCTTAATGTTGGATTGTACTTTATACCTAATTATAGAATTGATTTTACATCCGATAAGCGTTATACACTAAGTGATTATACAATAAACCTCTTGAAGGGTACGAAAAATGAGATTCCTCTTAATATAAATATATATTTGAGTGGAGATCTCAACTATGGATTCCAGCGTTTGCAGGATGCAACCGTTAATCTATTAAATGATTATAACCGATATGTGAATAGCAGTCTCGAAATAAGACAAACGAATATATATCAGTCCGAAAGCTCTGCCTCTGAGATATATGAGGCGATGGCACAAAGAGGTATGCCCGGTATTATTCTTAACGAGATCGATAGGGAAGGGAAAGCCAGCAAAAAAATAATATATCCATACGCCCAGATATCAAACGGAAAAGATACTCTGGTTGTTCCTTTGCTCAAAAATATTGCGGGGTATACAGCGGAAGAAAACATAAATGCATCTATCGAGAGTCTGGAGTTTGAATTTACAGACGCTATTCGCTTACTAAATCAGGAAGCATCTAAATCTATTGCTTTTATTGAAGGTCATAATGAGATTTCACGTACGTATGTATATGATGCCGAGGAAGTATTATCTAAATACTACACAGTGAATAGGGGGCAGATTGGTAACGAAATTAATATATTGGACAACTTTGATGCTGTGATTATTGCCGGGCCTTTATCAAAATATAGTGAAACGGATAAGTATATCCTCGATCAGTATATAATGTCGGGAGGTAAGGTATTGTGGCTTATCGATGGGGCTTTTTACTCTCATCAGGATCTCGCTCAATTAGGACATTCTGCAAGTATGAAAAATGATGTCAATCTCGATGATATGCTTTTTTCATACGGTGTACGCATAAATTCAAACCTTATTCAGGATAGCCAGTGTGTTTCTACATATTTAATGAGTGATGCAGGAGGTCAGTCGGCTTCGGTTGTGCCCAGTTATTTTCAGCCACTGTTGATCCCGTCTCAGGATTTTCCCATTACAAAGAATATAAGGGACGTAAAAGCCGGGTTTGCCAGTTCTATCGATATTGTAAACAATTCTACTAATGTGACAAAGCATATATTATTGACTACTTCAGCTAACACGCATTTAGTAAAAGTGCCTGATGCGATTGATTTTGATATTGCAAAAATACAAAACAATAAAGACTATTTCGATCAGCAATTTGTTCCTGTGGCGGTAAGTCTCGAAGGTATATTTACTTCTGTATTCCAAAATAGGATGATGCCTGATAGCATTAAAGTTGATAGTCATAAAACTAAGAATATAAGTGAAAGAACAAAAATGATCGTTGTTTCATCTTCCGATATCATAACAAATGAGATTCAGGGGCATGGACAAAGTTCTCAGGTATTACCTATGGGTTATGATAGAGTTTCCAAACAGCAGTTCGGTAATCGTGATTTTATTGTGAATGCCGTAAATTGGCTAACAGGAGATGACGGACTGATGCAGTTGAGGACAAAGCAACAAAAGCTATATATCCTGAACAAAAAAGAGGCTTATGAAAACAGAAATCAATATGCTATATTAAATATTGCTTTTCCTGTATTTTTTATTGCTTTGGTCATGGGTTCGATTTCTCTGTATAGAAAAAGAAAATATGAGAAGTAA
- the ligA gene encoding NAD-dependent DNA ligase LigA, protein MDQIKHQIDTLREELNKHNYDYYVLSAPTISDFEFDKKLKELTDLETQYPEYFDPNSPSQRVGSDINKSFKQVPHKYPMLSLGNTYTEAEITDFYNRVKKGLNDDFEIVCELKYDGTSISLTYINGQLTQAVTRGDGVQGDDVTANVRTIRSIPLRLHGTDYPAEFEIRGEILMPWSVFDQINKERAEQEEALFANPRNAGSGTLKQQDPKIVASRKLDSYLYYLLGEELPTDGHYENLMKAKEWGFKISDATKKCKTLDEIFAYIHYWDKERKNLPVATDGIVLKVNSLTQQKNLGFTSKFPRWAIAFKFQAEQAVTTLESVSYQVGRTGAVTPVANLRPVKLSGTTVKRASLYNEDYINSLDLHINDQVYVEKGGEIIPKITGVDVTQRNIFDTKVEFIKDCPECGTPLVKDEGEAIYYCPNDVSCPPQIKGRIEHFLTRKAMNIAGGTETVEHLYNAGYIRNIADLYTLKWQDVSRLERWAEKSAKNLIDSIHASVSVPYERVLFALGIRYVGETVAKKLALAFPDIDLLQAATIEDLTQVDEIGDRIAQSIVKYFSNPNNLEVINKLRTFGLQFELSESIIAQRTEKLKDLSIVISGTFEKYSRDEYKSMIEQNGGKNSGSISSKTNYVLAGDNMGPAKLEKAKSLGIPIINEDDFLKMLE, encoded by the coding sequence ATGGATCAGATAAAGCACCAAATTGATACTCTTCGGGAAGAGTTGAACAAACATAATTACGACTATTACGTACTTTCAGCACCAACTATTTCAGATTTTGAATTTGATAAGAAATTAAAGGAATTGACCGATTTGGAAACTCAGTATCCTGAGTATTTCGATCCTAATTCTCCGAGTCAACGTGTTGGCAGCGATATTAATAAATCATTCAAACAAGTCCCTCATAAATATCCCATGTTATCGTTGGGAAATACATATACAGAGGCAGAAATTACAGATTTTTACAATCGGGTAAAGAAAGGGTTGAATGATGATTTCGAAATTGTATGTGAATTAAAGTACGATGGAACATCTATTTCTCTTACATATATCAACGGTCAGTTAACTCAGGCCGTTACACGTGGCGATGGTGTGCAGGGTGATGATGTGACAGCTAATGTGCGTACTATTCGTAGTATTCCTTTGCGATTGCATGGAACAGATTATCCTGCCGAGTTTGAAATCAGAGGAGAGATTCTGATGCCGTGGTCTGTGTTTGATCAAATAAATAAGGAAAGAGCCGAACAGGAAGAAGCCCTTTTTGCTAATCCGCGTAATGCCGGATCAGGAACACTTAAGCAGCAAGACCCTAAAATAGTGGCTTCACGTAAGCTTGACTCTTATCTCTACTATTTGTTAGGAGAAGAATTGCCTACTGACGGACATTACGAAAATCTGATGAAAGCGAAGGAATGGGGCTTTAAAATTTCGGATGCAACCAAGAAGTGTAAGACTTTAGACGAAATATTCGCATATATACACTATTGGGATAAGGAGCGTAAAAACCTGCCTGTAGCTACAGATGGAATAGTCCTTAAAGTAAATTCGCTGACACAGCAAAAGAATCTAGGCTTTACCTCTAAGTTTCCTCGTTGGGCTATTGCCTTCAAGTTTCAGGCAGAGCAGGCTGTTACAACGCTAGAGTCTGTCTCATATCAGGTGGGGCGAACAGGAGCTGTTACACCTGTGGCCAACCTTAGACCGGTAAAGCTGTCAGGAACTACCGTTAAGCGAGCGTCACTTTATAACGAAGATTATATTAACTCTCTTGATTTACATATCAATGATCAGGTTTATGTAGAAAAAGGAGGAGAAATAATACCTAAGATCACCGGGGTAGATGTTACCCAAAGAAATATATTTGATACTAAAGTCGAGTTTATAAAAGATTGTCCCGAATGTGGTACACCTCTTGTCAAAGATGAAGGAGAGGCTATATATTATTGCCCGAACGATGTGTCATGTCCACCTCAGATAAAAGGGCGTATCGAGCACTTTCTGACCCGAAAAGCGATGAATATTGCCGGAGGGACAGAAACTGTAGAGCACCTTTACAATGCCGGATATATTCGAAATATTGCAGACCTATATACACTAAAGTGGCAGGATGTCTCTCGTCTTGAGCGTTGGGCTGAGAAGAGTGCCAAGAATCTAATAGATAGCATTCATGCATCGGTATCTGTACCTTACGAAAGAGTGCTTTTTGCTTTGGGAATCCGTTATGTCGGCGAAACCGTAGCGAAAAAACTAGCATTGGCTTTTCCTGATATCGACTTGTTACAAGCCGCTACAATAGAAGACTTGACACAGGTTGATGAAATTGGTGATCGGATAGCTCAAAGCATCGTTAAATATTTTAGTAATCCTAACAATCTTGAAGTCATAAATAAACTTCGTACATTTGGATTGCAATTTGAGCTTAGTGAATCTATTATTGCCCAGAGAACAGAAAAACTGAAAGACTTGTCAATCGTAATTAGCGGGACTTTCGAAAAATATTCCCGCGATGAATACAAGAGTATGATAGAACAGAATGGAGGTAAGAACAGCGGTTCTATATCTTCAAAAACTAATTATGTCTTAGCCGGTGACAATATGGGGCCTGCTAAACTCGAGAAAGCGAAAAGTCTGGGTATTCCTATTATTAATGAAGATGATTTTCTCAAAATGTTGGAATAA